CACCTACCGTTTCCCTTTTTTGGGCATTGCCATAAATCTCGCAGGGACGGTTCTTCATGAGCTTTGCCACTACGTCGCCGCATTGCTTCTCAACGGTAAGCCGATCGGGTTTTCCTTGATACCGCGTCGCGTCCATGACGGGTGGGTTCTTGGGAGCGTCGAATCTTCCAACGTTCGATGGTACAACGCTTTTCCCATCGCGATGGCGCCGGTGCTTTTGCTTGGTGCCGCCTACTATCTCGATGTCTGGTATGGCGCATACATAGTCCAACCGTCGCTATTGAGCGATCTTGTGTATATTCTTGCCGTGGTCGTTCTCGTTGAAAACGCTATCCCTTCATTGCAGGATTTTCGGGTGGCACTATCCAACATTCCGGGAGCCGCTATCTACACTGTCATTATCATCTTCCTGCTCGTGGACGTTATACATATTGCAGGAGGTTGAAATGTCTGCAACGTTCATCGCTTTACTGGCTATCGGCATTGCTGCGGTGGCAATCATCTTCTTTTCTAAAATCGGTAGATGCAAACGATGGGATCGCAGAATCCCAAGAACGTTCGATTACACCGATCTGACTTGAGACGCCTTTAAAGAGGGCAGGGTTCTGCCTTCGATAAAGCCGTCATACCGACCTTCGACCTTATGTGTTTCGTCTGGCGGCCTCACTCTTTCCAAAAGAAAAGGTGCATTGAATATGCAATGTTAATACATTGTTAAGTCAATAGTTATCATTGAAAACGCATTGCTTATTTGGCGTAATAGTCATTTTACATCACGACAATCGCGAAAAGGCATTGAAAAAACAATAACTATCATTGGAAAAGCATTGTAATTGCAATGTTATTGCATTGTTTCCGCAATGCAGAATCAATAACTTAAAAAGCAGGAATTTACACTTTATGGGCTTTGAATTTCCACTTCTCCTTAATCCTGGCAAATCGATCGTTCTGAACACTGATACGGCGCAGAACGGTCACATTGCAATCACCGGCGGGTCAGGCGCCGGAAAAACCCGATTGGCCAAAGAGCTGATGAAACATCTCTACGAGAAAGGCAAAAACCTTCATGTTGTCGATGTCCAGAATACGCTGGGTATGAACGGATTGGTGCCTGAAGAGGTTTTCGACTTTGAGGTTCGCAACTCCCCGTATTCGATCAATCCATTTGAATTTCTTTTGGACGAAAAAAACGGCGGACCGCTTGCACAGGTGGATGACATCATGGAGATGTTTCGAAAAACGTTCATGAAACGGCTCAAATCGGCCCCTTTGATGACGGCGGTTCTACGTCGCCTCATCATTGACACCTATCGAAAAGCGGGTATCGTCGATTCGGATCCTTCGACATGGGGACTTGACCTCAACAAGAAAGAGATGAATGAAAAACTGCCGATCGTCGCCGACATGAAAGAACTCGTCGATTACATCCTCGATTTCGTCAGCGGCGGATATGGGACTAAATTTGGCTCCATCGTGTCGAAAAACGGCAAGATCCTCAATGAATGGCATAATCAGCTCGCAAAACTCAACGAAGAGTTGAGAAAGCTCGAAGAGGTGGCAGACCGCGACGAAGAAGTTGCAGAGGCAGAGAGGCTGCGGATAAAAGGGGAAATCGTTGATCTGCAGCAGCATATCAAGGGCAACGTCGAATCAATGGTGAGCCATTTCAAGCAGTACCTTGAATACTCTTTTCTTGGAGGGGACGTCCCTGCATACGAGGCACTTCAAAGCGACGAGGCGGGGTATGGGTGGCTCGATTTTAAATTCTACTCCGACAAAGACCGCCTCAAAGTAATTCGCACGATCGAAACATATCTTCAGGCACTTTCAAGCGCCGGTGTTTTCGGGCGTTCGACACCGGCGCCATCGTTTTCAAAGATCAACCGATACAACCTGTCATCGCTCAAGGACGAGCCGCGCCTGTTCTGTGCCGACACGATAGCGTCAAAAATCTTTCGTATGCTCTATGTCCGTGGGGAATACCGCTCTTTACCGGAAGGCACACGGCCGTTCTGGGAGCGTCGCCCAGGCACAACCACCGATACCTATCTGGTCATCGACGAAATTCAAACCCTCCTTCCCGACACGGCTGCGGAGGCCAGAAACAAGAATCTCCTCTACAATCGGATTATCAGTCAGATCCGAAACTTCGGCGGCGGGGTGATGGCGATGACCCAGACGCCTGACAATCTGCCGGAGCTGTTCTTGACCAACATCGGGACGATGATCATTCTCTATACTGCCCCAAACGATTTGCCGCGCGTCAAAGCCGTAACCGGCATCAAAGACAACCGCATCTTTCAGCTCCTCGAAACGCGCAATTCGCAGGGGCACTACTGCGTCGGCCTGATGAAAGATCGAAGCGGGGTGTGGCAGTGCGTCAAAATGCCTTGGGCGGATCTGTGATGTTTTGGCGGAAACTCTTTCGTAAAAAAGCGTTGCCTCTTCCAGAGACTACGCCGCAGAACAAAACGCTTGCCATCATCGATGCGGCCTACCTCACCAGCATCGCCCACAAGGTCGATATCACCAGGCTAAACGGCGTGATCGAACATATCGCCGGTGAAAAACCATACAACACCGTATGGTTCACGTCGTTTGCTCCCAGCGGTAACGATGTCGGATTCGTCGAAGCACTCAAACGCGGAGGGATCGAGGTGGTGCAATACCACCACGGGGCGCGGACGTCAAAATGCACCAAGTGCGGTCATGTTGATGAATTCATCGTTCAAAAAGGGGTCGATGTCGGTATTGCGATTCGGGTCATGAACGAACTTTATTCCGATTCCTTCTCAAGGCTCGTCTTTATCGCAGGAGACGGCGATTTCTCTGAGCTGCTCAGTATCGTCCGCAAAAAAGGGAAGGAGGTCGTTCTGATCGGGACACGTCGGACCACCTCCAAATTTCTGATTGCCGCGGTTGGAGGGTTTGTCGAGTTTTCCGAGCATTTCCTTCGGATCTGCACCTACGGGCGCCTGGATACCAATGACTTTAAACACTGGATTGGAATCCAAAAATCGAATCTCTTGCGCAAAAACGCCGCGGAAACGGCGGCATAACCCTAAAAAAGGAGCATTAATGAATCTCTTGATCGTTTCGTCGGCCGAATTGTCCTCCCGCGCGATTCTCACCCTCGACCAGACCGCATGGAAAGTGGTGGTACCGTCGCTTTATTCGGAAAAATGGCTCGGCTCCGGGCGGGAAACACCGCTTGGTACTATTCGCCAATACCTCCCTCGTTTTGAAGGGATTTTCATCGAGGAGGGGCTGAAGATCGACGCGATAGAATTGCTCCAGCACGCCATAGACACCCTCGACATCAAAGAATACACACTATGCGATTTCGAGAGCATAAGCGACATTCAAACTTCGATCGATAACGGCTATTTCGTCGATCGTCACCATGCCGCGGCCAAGCGAGCGGAATACGAGATAAACAAACTCTTTATCAGCCGACTTTCCAAGGGGATTAAGTCGTCGGTAATCGAGCAGCGCATCGCGACACATAAACGCAATTTCCCGCGGGCCGGATATGAAGAGATTAACAAAATGAGCCGTGCGTGGCACAAGCAGCTCAATAATTTTTTCGTACTGCTGCCGACGATAGCAGGCTTGTACTGGATTGTCAAAGCCGAACGGACGATTTTAGCCCATGATCCGAAGGTCATCCACAGAATCTACGTCCAGTACAAAAAAGACGGGGTGGAGTTTACCGTCCCGTTCAGCACCGTTTACACCGAAGAATTCATCCAAGAGTGTAACGACACGGTGGAGTATCTGCGCAGCCACGAGAACGCACACAGGGTGAGTTTCTACCAAAGCGAGGTACGCGACGTCAAGCCGACCTATCGCCCCGTGGTGCTCTCGTTTCTCCAGTCCAAAATGTTCTACCTCTACCATTTTTCGATCGAGTACACCACAAAACTTGCCAAAAGGCTCTACCATGCGGGGCTTATTACCGATCCATCAACAAGTTCCCACCGCGTTCCGGGGGAAATATCGATCGCTCTTATCCGATACCTGAACGAAAAATACGGCGAGGATTACGTTCTTCAGCATGAGCGTGATTTTCAGGGGGAAGACGAGTCGCAGGCAATCGCCATCCTGCCGCTTCACCTGGAAGAGGCATACGCACCTGAAAACGTCGAATTTACTCCCGAGTTCAACCGCATCAATTTTGATTCGCCGAAGATGAAGCAAGACGCGCTGACGATGTACGCCTTTATCTTTGCGATTACCGAGTGGACGCAGATGAAAGATGCCATTTACGATATATCCGCTCTCCAGATCCGCGTCGGCAGTAAAAAGCTCGAAGCCAAGGCAAATCACCTTGTCGATGTGTATGACCCGGAAAAACGCAAATTCGTCCCACAGAAGTGCTGGAAAAGCGCCAATACTGACCTCTTGAACGCACTGAGCGTCGGTGACGGCGATATGCCGGAGGAGTCGTTTTCGGTTGTGTTGCCAAAGTGCAGTCACAACGAAATTCTATACCCCACGAACGTGAGCTATTCGACATCGGTTCCAAAGCGGCCGCCGCGGTACGGGGTAGGGCGCTTCAACACCCAAATCCTCGGCGGAAAGGGGATCGGCACCGCGGCATCGTTCCACATCATCCAAAACAATCTGATCGCGGCCAATCTCGTAACTCTGGCAAACACGATGATGCACCCGCAGGAGATCGCGATGGAGGTCGTCGCGTGGTGCGAACTCTACGCCCCGTTGTTGCTGGACGAAAAAAATGTCCGTGAATACTGGGACCGCCTCGATCGCATCCGTTTTGAGGGGGAAGACCCGGACCAGCTCATCGGGGAATACCAATACTACATTGATGAGGTTTTAAAAGCCGCTGGGGTGCAGAGCGAACCGACAACACTCACACCGGCACAGATAAACCTCGCCAAATCAATCGCCATCCAAAAAAATATTATGATCGACGACCCGGAGAGCTTTTTTTCAGATCCTGAGCGTGTTAAACATCTGCTCAATACCTTCGTACACGAAGAAACAAAAGAGGAGAATCGCCTGTTCAAATGCCCGATATGTCGCCAGGGATATGTTTTTGCAAAGGAGTTCATCAGCCCGCAAGATCGGTCGAGAAGCCTGTATTATGCGTGCGAGAACGATCAGTGCTTTGTGATGTTCGACAACAATATCGACGAGTTCTTTGTCAAAAAAGGGAAGGCGCTGGATCAGAAAGAGCGGCTTGAAGCATTGACCAATATCGCGTCAAAACAACACCTCAAAAACAAGGGGTATCTCTTCACCGATTTTATCGGCAAAAACAGCAAATCCTACGAGGCCAAGGTGTTTATTGACACCTTTTTCGATGCGAAGCAAAGAAAGCGCTACACTCTGAAACTTCAATTCTAAGGAAACAAAATGATCAAAAAAACCTATCTCGATTATACGATCAGTGAAAGAGAGAACAGCAGTTGGTGGAATGTTTACCATTTGGGAAAATTTAAGGTCTCCGTAGCCAATGAAGAGGAGGCGCGGCGCTACATCTGGTTGGATACGGGCAAAGGAGAACCAATTACCGACGAGATGATGCAGCTTGTTGAGCCGGGAGATGACTGATGCCGATCCGCAATAACGATTGCTACGGTTCAAAAAAAGAAGAGGTGGTCAGTAATTACTACCTCAACCCGGTCGCTCACATCAGAATGCTTCCGGGGATGAAAAAAGAGGGGTGCTGCGGCGAGCTGCACGACCAGTTTTTCGTATTTTTCTACACGGCCATAGCGGACCGCTCCGATACGGGAACTTTCTTTGTCGGTGCCGACTGCGCCGAGCAGATCATTGAAAAGGTCAACGCCATTAAAAAGAGGGCGGGGAAACCTCCGCTCGAACTTCCGCAGACGTTTGACATTGGCCTTGACGGAGGATTTGTCGGCGGACGGTATCTCAAGCCTATCAAAACACTCAATCATGACGTCCTGGTGCTATTGCATCTGCTTGCTTCGGTATGGGATGTCCAGAGATTCTACGGGGCACCGGCGAATATCCTTCGCAGGGTGGTGACAAACCCACTGGACACGCTTGGCCGGGCCGATTTGCTCAAAGTGCGCGAATTGATCGAGAAGGCGAAGCTGTTCGACACCATTTCGCAACGAAAGCTCAACGGAGCAAAAATTGGGCACTTTTCAATCCCATATTTCAATACGATCATCGATTTTATCGAGTCGGAGCAAAAACGGCACTAGAATCGATTTTACGGCTTATGGTATGGTAACGTACTGGCTTTAGTAGGATCGTGGCTTTTAAGAGGGTTTTTGAGCGTTTAACAACTACATCTCAAACTTTCATTGAAAGTTTGAGAGTAATGTGGGGCAGGGCGTCAATTCGCGCAAAACCCAAAATCGTCAAGCAGACCGTTTGCGAGACTGTTTACGCGAACTCCGACTTTATTCAAATTTTCATGCGAAATTTCCACACATTCATCGTGAGGGGTTCCGGAACAGGCAAAGGCCCGAACATTCAAGCTCGTGACGATTTCAGGGAAATCACCGCTTACGTCCATTGTATTGACTTTAAAGCCTGCAAAAATCCATCCGCCGTTTTGATAGACATCGGTGATTGCGTCAATATGCTTTGACAGGCTTTTGTCTCCCGAAAAATTGAATTTTACTTTTGTCGATTTAGTGATAATCGCTATTGTGCTTTCATTGAATCTTTCAAATTCACCCACAAATGCCGCCACTTGATCAACGTTCTTGAAATTTAACTTCATACTTTCCTCCATGTTTTATTTGGCCTCAATTGTCTTTTCGGCCGCTGATTGCAAAACCTCGAAATCGTTGCAATCGTCCGGCACAGTTTTTGCATTCCCGGCTTCCCGATCGTTCTGCCATACAAGGGTGTTGTCGTAGGCAATGCCGCAATCTCCGCAGTGAATCATTACCGGCCACTTTTCCCCAAAATTCAAAACTGATACGGCTCCGCACTCGGGGCACTCGACTTCTGCTGTTTTCTTTGGTTTACTCATTTTTCACCTCCTTTTGCCAAAGTTGCGGCGCTGATTGTATTCGCCGTCGAAACAGCACCATTTTCAGGCTGTTTTTCCTTGAAAATATAGTCAAAGATCATGTATTCGTAATTATATATTTTTTTGTCCGCAAGAATTGCCTTGCACTCTTCATCCATGATTTTGTTTCCGGTGCAATCCATTGTTATCTGACTATATACTTCAGCCTTTGCTTCATGGGTGATGAAAACTATCCAAAGCACGATAGTCGGTACCAACAACAACAACACAAAAGCAAGTCCGCTTTGGCTATTCATGCCTTTTCCACTAAAGAAGCAGGATCATGTTGTTTTAGCGCAGACCGAAGCATCATTGCCGAGCCAAAGACCATCATGATGCTTACAATCGGCCGGATGTCAATTCCGCCGAGCACAAACACGTTTCCACTCCCCCCAAGAACAACACTTGCCATCGACAAAGTTGGATAGGCTGCAAGACCGACCCCCATAAACATCAAGGCCACCCCGATCGATTTATGCTTATCTCCAGCCATTCCAATTATGGCAGCATATCCGATGCCGATGAAAGTCAATATACCGCCGAGTGCAAATAAAGCTGACTGCATCGGCGATTCAGCGGCAACATTGAAAATTCCTACTGCTAGCGGGTCCATACGGTCTCCTTCTTTAGCGATGGTTTATTTATTGTAGTCTGCATTCAGCATGGATTTAACAAACGCCCATGCCCCCGCACCAATTGCACAAACCGAGAATAGCCACGCCTGAAAAATTCCAAGGGTGAGTGGCATATCGAACATGGCAGATTCGGGGAACCATATCACGCCGAGAGCCCACAGCATTGCTGATGCCGCAAGCCATCTCTTATCAATAGCTTTAATCAAAAAGCCAAACGTGATTTTTTTCTCTTTTTGGATCATGTCAATTCCTTTTTTTTGGTTTACACGGCATTAACGACTGTTAATTCTGCTTGCCAGAATAATGACAAACATAACGGCAACGGCATAGACCCATCCAACAAGAAAAGCTGTGAAATTCCATGCAAAACCCATGCTTTCAGAATATGGCTCCAAGCCAAACTTGACAACCATAGGATTGAATACGTCATGAAACTTGCCGAGGAATGCAACGATAGCTGTCAGGATAAAGTACCCAAACCCAACCGTCATCACAACACCGCCGTATGAATTGTCTTTACATTGTTCATCTCGATTCGTTTGCATTGGTAGCTCCTTCATTAACGACAGTTACTTTTGAACCGTTTGACTATCTGGTTCAGCGATTTTCGTAAGGTCGTTGAACAGTTTTCGTTTTTTATAAATTGCTACCATAATTACAGCAACACTTGCGACAATGCAATACAACGTCCACATGTTGAAAGAATAAAATAAATATGCAGAGCAAACAAGAACTATGACCACAAAGGCTGCGATAATGCTGTTTAGCCCTTGAAGATATGACTCACTTTCTCGTAGGGTCTGCTCTAAAATTTGTTTGAGCTTATTGTCCATAATATTTCCTTCTTAAAATTTCAAACTCATTAACGACGGCTAAAGATCGACGTCTTCGTATTCAGGGCACTCGTCCAGAAAAGAATCAATTGGATCTTTCCCGGCTTCCCACTCTTCTTTCCATGCCTCTTCATCGTGAATAGTCATTCCGTGCCCGTTTGCGAACGTTTCGAGTATTCCAAACCATTCTTGCCATGTCATTCCGTTACGATTCTTATCCATCTCTATCTCCTGGTCGGTTTCATTAACGACGGTCTTCTGCCGGGGCAGATTCGTGATTTAACCCGAAATACCATTTTAGAAATAGATATCCAGTCAACATAAGAATGATCTCAATGCTCATAAGAGTCCACCCGCTTGTCAAATGGGCAGTCATCGCATCGACTGCGGTCGTTGCCAGCAACACATCTTGGGTCGTCCATCCTTGTACTGCTGTATAAGCAATATAGCCAGCAGAAGCACTCGCCACCACAAAGCAAGCCCACACGAATAACATTGCTAAGCCTGTATGCTTTTCACTTC
This sequence is a window from Sulfuricurvum sp. IAE1. Protein-coding genes within it:
- a CDS encoding DNA topoisomerase; this translates as MNLLIVSSAELSSRAILTLDQTAWKVVVPSLYSEKWLGSGRETPLGTIRQYLPRFEGIFIEEGLKIDAIELLQHAIDTLDIKEYTLCDFESISDIQTSIDNGYFVDRHHAAAKRAEYEINKLFISRLSKGIKSSVIEQRIATHKRNFPRAGYEEINKMSRAWHKQLNNFFVLLPTIAGLYWIVKAERTILAHDPKVIHRIYVQYKKDGVEFTVPFSTVYTEEFIQECNDTVEYLRSHENAHRVSFYQSEVRDVKPTYRPVVLSFLQSKMFYLYHFSIEYTTKLAKRLYHAGLITDPSTSSHRVPGEISIALIRYLNEKYGEDYVLQHERDFQGEDESQAIAILPLHLEEAYAPENVEFTPEFNRINFDSPKMKQDALTMYAFIFAITEWTQMKDAIYDISALQIRVGSKKLEAKANHLVDVYDPEKRKFVPQKCWKSANTDLLNALSVGDGDMPEESFSVVLPKCSHNEILYPTNVSYSTSVPKRPPRYGVGRFNTQILGGKGIGTAASFHIIQNNLIAANLVTLANTMMHPQEIAMEVVAWCELYAPLLLDEKNVREYWDRLDRIRFEGEDPDQLIGEYQYYIDEVLKAAGVQSEPTTLTPAQINLAKSIAIQKNIMIDDPESFFSDPERVKHLLNTFVHEETKEENRLFKCPICRQGYVFAKEFISPQDRSRSLYYACENDQCFVMFDNNIDEFFVKKGKALDQKERLEALTNIASKQHLKNKGYLFTDFIGKNSKSYEAKVFIDTFFDAKQRKRYTLKLQF
- a CDS encoding NYN domain-containing protein, yielding MFWRKLFRKKALPLPETTPQNKTLAIIDAAYLTSIAHKVDITRLNGVIEHIAGEKPYNTVWFTSFAPSGNDVGFVEALKRGGIEVVQYHHGARTSKCTKCGHVDEFIVQKGVDVGIAIRVMNELYSDSFSRLVFIAGDGDFSELLSIVRKKGKEVVLIGTRRTTSKFLIAAVGGFVEFSEHFLRICTYGRLDTNDFKHWIGIQKSNLLRKNAAETAA